The genomic stretch CTTGTTCCCTTTACAAAGTATGAACTCCAACATTAGTTGTCTAGTCACATTTATTAAGCATGATATTTTTGTTCTAAGTAGATGAAGATGATTTAATCAACACATTCATGTCATCGGAAAGCGATGGGTAAATAAGTCATATATGAATATTATAATTCTATTTTAttggatatatttttatattcctTTTTTACTATTTATATCATCATAATATGTCATAGTTTCTAGCTTAATGTATGTGGTTTTTACTGAATTAGAATATGGTTTTAAAATTAGAAATGATATTATTAAATTGCATAAGAAAAATTTTATATGGCATACCCTAAGTTAAAATCCTAGGTCCGCCACTAattgcatgtgctgcaagatttgatgtgatggggaatcttgaaaaaaattttgtttttggAGTGAACGAAACAAAGCttacatttaatacttcatgcatatgccgcaagatttgatgtgaccgagaatcttgaaaagtttttagattttgaagtgaactaaggccttgtttacttgcaaaaaattttacaaaatatgaatagtaacactttcgtttgtatttgacaaatattgtctaatcataggttaactagactcaaaatattcgtctctcaaattacatgtaaactatGTAAGTAGTTACTTTTTTAcccatatttaatgtttcatacatgtgtcgcaaaatttgatgtgacgaaaaatttagaatattttgatgtgacggagaatcgaatattttgtaaaatattcggggaagtaaacaaggcgccTATACCTTTGATTTGATGATTGATGATACTCTGGCACTCTGCCGCTCTGCGTTCACCGCGGGCTTTTCACTTTTGATCTCCCATTCAACGCGCGCGCTCCCTTCCCCTTTTCGAAGAAcccgcgctctctctctctctctcccagcCTCTTTCCCGTCATCCCGTGGCCTTTCTTCCGGCCTCCCAGTCCCAGCCGCTGGGACTAAGGACTGGCCGAGCGCCGACGCCGTCCTACGCCAGGTGCCCAGGTCTTCGTCGGGCCCTTCGCCAGGGACGAGCACCCAACCAGGTATGGTCACCCCTTCCATTCTCTTCCTGCTGTGGGAAACCGAGCACCCCAAACCCTAATTTAACTTATTTCTGTTCGGATCTGATCTAATTTACAAGTGTATACATGTAATGTACTGGAAGAGAAAACCCTGAATTTTTATCTTGTATGAGTATGACGCTGTTGCGCTAGCCACCCAAAAGTCATTCTTACACTGAAAAGTAATCCGTATGTTTTGGTCCAGGGTAGAATTTTCTGTAAACCACGAAATGGCTCAGGCCAAAAGGCTGAATCTGAGAATGCAGAAAGAGATTAAGCTTCTACTGGATGATCCACCCCATGGGGTTTCTCTTAATCTCTCTGAAGATGAAAATGTCTTATCATCATTATCAAGTATTGAAGCCAGTATGTCCTTTATATTCTACTTTTTTTGATGTACTTTTAATCATCTCTAAATTTTCACTGCAACTTTGTATGCTGATCCCTACTCTTTAAATAAGGAATTGAGGGTCCTGAGGGGACGGTTTATGCTAATGGAGTTTTCATTCTGAAGATACAAATTCctgaaaggtgcatcctcttTAGACATCAAAACCAAACTCCTATGCCTCACTGAAAAACGAGAAGAGAACCTCATCTGTATCCCCCTATAAATATCATTTCTGATATTCAAACTTTTGTTGAGACGCAGGTATCCTTTTCAACCACCCAATATGACTTTTGTTACTCCCATTTATCATCCCAATATTGATAATGGAGGACGCATTTGCCTTGATATTCTGAATTTACCGCCCAAGGTAATCAATAGGAATTTCACACATGCTCAATGGTAGCTTAGAAATCTCAGAAATTCATATTCAGTTAAAATTTCAGAAACTCTTATTCATAACCACAGCAGTCTTTGTCATTGATGATGATGTTGTTGCACAGGGAGCCTGGCAACCATCACTCAATATTTCTACTGTTTTGACAAGTATTGGCTTGCTGCTAAGTGATCCAAACCCGGATGATGGGTTGATGGCTGAAATAGTAAGAAATTTCAGTGACAGTTGCAGTATGATAGTGGTATACTGATACATAATGCACTTTAAGCTCATCATCcaattatgttttttttttctgagacAGAGTCGAGAATACAAATACAACAAACAAGTTTTTGACATAAATGCTCGGTTATGGACAGAGAAGTATGCTAGTCCTGCTGCTGTTGGTGCTAGCGGTTGGGGTTCTGTAGATGCTGGTGTCCTGGTAAACAAGCATTGAAGTTTCATTTtgcaggctttgtttagttcccaaaaaattttacaaaatttttcagattccccgtcacatcaaatctttagacgtatgcatgaagtattaaatgtagacgaaaataaaaactaattgcacaatttagtcggaattgatgagacaaatcttttgagtctagttagtacatgattggataatatttgtcaaatacaaacgaaagtggtactattcctattttgcaaaaaattttggaactaaacaaggcctaactttgTGTTCCAACATTATAATATGACTCTTGATATTTTATTGAGggtttgttttttctttctgaAATTTTAGGCACAGAATACTCAAATGGAGGGCACAGATAGCCTGGGATCATTGCCAAATACTTCTCAAAAAGTTTGTGAAGGGAGTCAAAGGAAGATGCGGTTACTGGGACAAAAGTTATCACTAAAGCCTGAAAGATCTGAAGAGAGTATGAAAACTGTCAAGCAAGATCCAGTTGCTAGCCACTTACCATCCATGGCAGGATCCACCTATCCTAATGTTTGTTTTTCTGATGCTTCAGGCAGACAGAATGATACATCAGAGAACATGTCTGTCAGTACTGCTAGTGTAGTGGTTTCAAAGAAAGGTCACCAAGGCAATAAAAAGGATTTGCAGTTACCTGGCCAGAGTCTTTCTGTTACCTCAGAAGGCCCTTGCAAAAGCAGTGATGGCAGTGATATGTTACCTAATCATCTTCCAACATATGCATCTGGTGCTAAAGATCACGCCATGCAATCTTCTGATGGCATTTTAGAGAATAGTTTGGCAAGGAGAATTGGTGGATCAGCAGCTAGTGCGTATAAAGTGCCAGAAGGAAACCGAAGGAATATCAGAGCACTGAAGTTGTCACTGAAATCAGTAAATCCTGAAAAGAAAAGTGACAATCAAAATGAAAATATGGCTCCAAACCATCTGTCTTCACAGTCAGGATTCAGCAATTTGCAGAAAAGACCCTTAGATGCTGTTTCAAGGAAAAAGTTCAGCGGAGGTCCTGCACTGGCTCAACAGAATCCTAACACTGAACAGCAACCGTCAAACACTAACATAGTATCAAATGAAGACTGCAATCAAGGTCTAAAGATGCAACGTAGGAGGCTGTCACTGAAATCTGAGCTGCCTAGAGTGGACAATGCCTGTGAAAAGGATTCTAAGCCACCCAATCATCCCCTAAGCGATAAGAAACTCAATGAGCTGCCATCATCAGCAGCAATCCCCAAAGGTGAGCTCATGGCACCCAATGAACTCCCATTGTCGGCACCAGCAGTCCTTAAAAGTCAATCCAAGGCTCTTGGCTTCGCTGGTGGACAGAAAGACTCCAGCTCAGACAATTGCTCCACCAAAGAAACCACGGTTGCCATCGAGAAGGTCATCGTTTCAGACAGTGAAGACAGCGCAGACGAACGTGAAAGGCCCCCAAGATCAAGGCTGTCATTGATGCGGAGACGATTGGCTGGAAAGTTTTGAACTTAGTGTCACCGCAGAACTATTTCTATACTGCGTTGTAAATTTTTGGAAGACGAGTATTCAAATTTGCTCAAGTAAATTGTGCCTGTGTTTGTGGTAGATCATGccctatatatgttatatatgtgttAGAGAACTCTGTCGCCCTAGGTGGGGGATGATGCTCTGTTGTGGTGTCATTCCTTGTGTTGTTAAAAAAATTTGAAGACTAGATTTTTGCCTATGCGGTTCAGTTTTAGCAGCTGTGCATGTAATCTATAATGCATTCGACCAGTGTTGGtggttctatttttttttaatcagATGTCTCCGAAGGGCATGCACGGTATAATGGTTTGGCTTGCATTATAAATATAATAGATTCAACTAGATTTACCTAGTGTTTGTCCGAAAGGCATGCACGGTATAATGGTTTGGCTTGCATTATAAATATAATAGATTCAACTAGATTTACCTAGTGTTTGTCTAAACGCCCGTTTAAATAGCCGTTTAGTCTGTTTAATATCGTTTATAACCATTCCGTTTAAACCATTTAGACCTTTTTCTTGTTTTTTGACCATTTAAACGGTCAACTATTTAATTTTCCATtcaccgtttaccgtttaaTGGCCATTTAATTGGCTGTTTAGACCGTTTAGGCGAACATTGTCATGTATGGAGTAGCTAACTTTTTACGCTAATATAatctcggccttgtttagtttccaaaaatttttaagattctccgtcacatcgaatcttgtggaacatgcataaaacattaaatataaataaaaaaactaattatacaatttacctataatttacgagataaatcttttaatcctaattagtttataattgaataataattaccaaataaaaccgAAAGTGCTACATTTCGCTGTGAGTTTGGCGCAGAAAAAAGCGCTCGGCTAGTAGTACTACATGACCGAAGAGCGCAACTTTACCCGGGCACCAGTTACCGAAGAGACGGCGGTTCTGTATGTCCGTAAACTGCCGCACGGCGCCGCTCGTGGGTCTATTCCCTGCCTGCGCAACCACCTCCACCGGCGCCGTGCTCTCCGTCCCGCCACTGCCAGCCGCCCCCGGTCGACCGCcaccctctcggcctccgccccTGGCCGCCGCCCCCCTCACTTGCGCATTTGCATCGTGCGTGCGCCTCTCTCCGGCCCTCCGCCGTCCAGGACTCACCGCTCCGGCCCGTCACAGCAGCAGACCAAAGCAACTGCCCCGTCCGTTCTTCCATCTCCGGGCGCAGTACGCTCTCTAAGCCATGGCCACCGGAGTGATGTGGTCCTTGTGCCTGCTTGCGTGCTTCCAGTTCGGTGCGGCACGCTCGGAGTCGCGGGCGCTTCAGAAGCTCGAcaccggcagcggcggcgccgaGAACGGTAAGGCGGCCTCATGGCTTGAATGATTCTGCGTTCCTACCGTGCCCGTACGCTGACAGTTTCCCTTGCAGCTCGCGCGCCGCCGGGGCCTGCCCGTGCCCTCTCGGCCCCTTCCATCGCCCACGACGGCCGCCTCGTCGCTTGCTCCGGGAAGGACCTCCTCGGGTTCGAACCCAACGGGTCCTTCGCCTGGATCGTTCCCCTCGGCCACATGTGCAACGACAGCATCAGCCCTGTATTCGAGGGAGAGCAGGTAACCCATCATTCAAAATCAGAAACTCTGCATGATCTGATGAGTATATATGATAACACATTTTGTTACTTTGTTAGCATATATATGAAATGCTAAGCCTGGTATATATCTTCTCCTTCATTTTAATGAGGAAACATGTGATGCCTGATGGATGGTAAATTGTGTTTGTTGGCTGTTCAAATTATTTCTGTGGGTTGTGCAGGTGTATCTGGTGGCAGAGGACAAGGTCATAAAGGTCACGCCACGGAAAGTGCGCACTGCCGAGCCAGCATTGGAGGTTTTCTTCAGCCACAACACGACGTCAGGGAGGTCCGAGGAGATCATTGGCCTGGCCATCAGTGGCAGATACTCGTCTCTCTTCCTCACCATCAGAAACCGGGGACTCTTCGCCTTCTCGCTCCGAGGCGAGCTCCAATGGAGCATTGGGCCTGCACTTAATTTGTTCGATTACCGTCTTGGCTGCAAGAGAAACGTCTCCGGCTGCTATTTCGATTCAGCTCCTGTTCTTGATCAGTGCGAGGGGGCACTTTATGTAAGGCCCATACCATTATGGTTGTTTACACTTGCCATAGTTTTTTCCACTGTCTGTACTAGCTCATTGTGCAACAACCATGTTCTTACAGATATCGAACACTGAAGGCCAGCTCTATTCCCTGTACATTGACAACCGTGGGATCAGATGGATCCAAGACTTGAGTTCACATGGCAAAGTGATGACAGTTGCACCGGGAAACAGTGGGCGCCTATACATTGTCTTTCCACGGAAGTCTATCATGGTGGGGATTGATGTTTCGACAGGAAACATTTCTTGGACGCAGAATATTGGTCCAATCAGTAATGAGAAAAACTTTCCAACTGTCGATTCCAATGGTAAAGAAATATCTTATATCATTATAAACGGGGCCATATTCATGTTCTAATCATTTTCAATGATTTTCACTGCATCAATTGTATTTTCCTATTCCACTATTCTCTTAGAAGAATTAGTTTAGTCGGTTATccattcttcttgtttgctatgAAGTCATCAATTTTCTATCACAAACAGTTTTGACCACACCTATGTACTACTTCAGTAATGGTAATATTTTCAATTTATGTAATAGGTTGGATGTCAATTGGTTCGCTAGATGGGACCCTCTACTCGATTTCTCCTGATGGTGACATGAGAAAGTTTCTTGCAAAAACAGCAAATGATTCAGTGATCCATGTAGGTCCAGTCCTTGACTGCTCAGGATTTTCCATGTATGTCGCTAAGACCATAGTGGAAGGAAAATTAATCCAGACGACTGGTGATTATACCTATGTATCGGCAAAGAAGCCATCATTCATTTCGTTCACATTGTTGGCTCCGGCAACTGGAACTATTTACTGGACTGGGGAGTATCCTGGTTTGTTcctttttatgcttatataagtCATTTTGAAATGGCAATgccattctttctttttttttgaaagttaTATTGAATATCACGAGATATTGATTGTCTTCCAGGGGAATTATCAAATTTGCTGTCCAGTAGTGATATGAATGACTTTACCATAGATGAGACTGTTGTTCTGACTCTTCTATCTGCAACAAGTAAGTCCTTGTATATATAGTTCTGGAATTACACATCTCAAGTTAATTAACAGTACAATATTCCAAATCAACTAATCTGCAATGACTTGCTCTCCTGAAATTTCTAGAGACAGGGATCAGCAACACCACGCAGTGCTATACAAGAAGTATGTTTATCTTAAGCATCACATTTGTTTGTCGTCATAATGTGGTCCTGACATCCTTGTGTGGCTAGGGCAAAAGATTGCTTGGACTTGcgggcaagccaaagccaagttTGTTCAGGCCGATCCAGGTGAAGTTCAACTGCTTCCTCTTCTGCTTTTGTGTCAAAATTACGCCATTACTGACTGGATATTTTCTGTCGATTAGGAGAACCTAGCTATGTTCTATTGTTGATCTTCCTACTTGTAGTAATCGTACTACAAGCTGTAGCCATTTTGTTTTGCTGCATCTTTtggaggaagaaaaggctcCAAAACAATGGATTGCAGAAGTTCCTGGAGAAGAGGGTATGCAAACTGCAACCTGTGCTTATCTTCCAATTTCATATTGTTCAGACTTCATAGCTTCTCCTACGCCTCACCTCCATCTCCTGAAAATGCAGCGCTCACTTCACAGCAAGAGGAGAATCTTAGGAAAGAAGATATTGGAGCTCGAGCAGAAGGCATCTGAAGATGCCTCGTCAAATGAAGCTTTGGGACAGCTGGGTGAAATGGTGAAAGCCAAGGAAGGCGTGGAGAGAAAGCTGTACGGATCATACAGCCTTGGCAGGGATGAGCCCAGCTTGGAGCCGCAAGGCTCCTCCTCCTTGCCACTGTACCATGGCAAATACAGGAGTTATTCGTTCCACAGCTCACAGAAAGAGAGCATTACGATTTTCCACAGTTCAGAGGATAGTACTACCAGTAGCTGCTCTGATGATAGCGAGAGTTGCAGTGGTACGAGTTCTGGAGAAATGGAACTGGATGAGTCTAAGTTAGCAGAAGAAGCTGGGCCCTCCAACACTGCAAATGTTGAGGAGGGAGTTCAACATGAACTAGAAAAACAGCACCAGCATTGCAGCGCCCCATAACCCTTGGTTGCTGGAAGGATCAGAGCTAGAATTGATTGCAATTCGTAGCATGTCTGGAAGGACAATATACTGTTTGTTGAAGACATTGGGAGTTGCTTGTAGTTTCAAATATTGGTGCAGCATTAGTTAATGATATGAAGCATATGGTTATCACAAAGAAGCAACATGCAAACCCCTAAAAGTTCATAATATAAACTTTTTAACATATAAGCTATGAGGTCTGCTACTACCCCCAACATAAAATTAAACTTGTCCATGGAGAAAAAAGAAATTGTATATGGAACAATTGAAATAATCTTATTTTTAACTTTTGCTTCATTTTATTATCTTGGTCACTTGAGTGTACAGGTTGATACAGAAAATATTATGATCTCCACTTGGACAACCTTCAGAAATGATAAGAATGGGCACTGCACACATAGAAAACACCAATTCCCTAAGCTGCACAAATTATTGCTGCCTCTCTGATTTCACTAGCAGTGAGATGGAAAACAATATAAGCTTAAGCAGGAGAGAATGCCTGAAGTTAATTTAAAAATCAGTTCATGTATCTCCCGTGAGCAAATGTTTACGGTTCCAATAACTTAATATGGATAAAAAAAACTAAGAAAAAACATTAGGATGGATTTCGACTAAACTCCGATTAATATATGAGATCTGTCCGTTGTAGGTAGTATTAAGATGGGGGAAAAAAGCTTAAGCAAGACAGAAGAAAGGAGAACTGTGTCTCGATTTAAAAATCAGCTCATGTACCTCCCGTGACCAAATGTTTACCGCTCCAATAATTCAATATGAATAaagaatgaaaataaaaattaggaTGGATTTCGATTAAACTGCAATTAATATGAGCATCTCTATCCACTGTAGGCAGTCCTCTCCTGTGCATCTTAAATGTTTCGATGGCTCGATATTTGCCGTGCAAATCCTGGCTGCAGGGAATTGAAATGCAACGAGAGGCGTCAATAAAAACTAATACAAGCACTCAAAAGCCTCCATTAATCTTGTGTGAAGCAAGAACTAAAGAGTTGTATGCATATACCTGAAGCAGCTTGGAAGAACCTTTCTTCGGTGTCTCTGTTGCTACATGGCTTCGAGTCTTTCTTCCATTGGCAGCAAGAACTGAAGGGCTGTTGCCTCCGATGTCCCAGAAAGTACGCTTCTTTGCCGTTGGTGCTGGTGATGTAAACCGGTGGCTGGGGCTTTTCAGCTCGCCTGTAGCTGATGCATCTCTCTGTGCCTTTCGCAGGCTCGCCCTCGTGACAACTCTTCTATCAACTGTTGCCTCTTCACAGTTGTTAGGAGCCTTCCTGTTGATCAAGCCACGGATGAACTCGTCCTTCTGCTTTAGCTGCAATATgtgctcctttttcatcttatcCATCTCAGACTCCAATGTCTTCACTTTCCTCTGTAACTCCCTGACCTGTGCGTTGTCGGTTGTAGGCCTCTTGGAGTCTGTAGTGTTGAAGTAGTTCCCAGCCACGATAGATCGTCTGGTCTTTCTTTGAGTTGAGCCTGGAGTTGAAACATGAGAAGAGCGAGCAGGAGATTGTTGTGGCAAGGTTTTTGAAGCAAGTAACTGAGCCTCGGCAATCAGTAATTTCTGTTGTTGCTTCGCCAGCTGCTCCCTCAGCACACAGTTTTCCCTCTGAAGCTCCAGTACAAGCACAGCAGTTTCAGAATCTGGTTGATCCAGAACCTCCTCGTTTGCAGTAGTTTGGGTCTGCAAAACAATAAGATGATTCCACTTTGTCATGAGTTGTACTTAGGCCCCGTTTGGttctccttgctaaattttagctagctaaaattattttagctactcttgggtgactaatggaactaaactattttagctcttttagtcaatgtgtttggaactttagctactaaagtgactaaagtttagctagctaaaatttagcaaggagaaccaaacagggccttagtaaaATGTACAATGTTTTATTCACAAATTAACAGTCACAAACCTTTGTTTTTATTTCCTTGGCACGATCAGCCCAATGAAGCGTGTTCTGTGTCTCGCCAAAGGAAAGATGAGAGGGGCTAATGTTGGCAATCATGACGGTGTTGCAGGATCCTCCAAGTGAGTCCTTAAGGAGTTGGGTTAGCTTGGAATTGCGATATGGTATGTGCTTCTTACCCTCCACAAGGGCATTGATGCAACTGCTGAGTGCAAGAAGAGAGCGGTTAATGTTTGCTCCTTCAATCGACCTCAGTGTGCGTTGATCTGTTGCCAGGGCTCTTTCAGATCCAGCAAGATCAATGAGAGATAGTTTTCCGACTCGTTTTAGGTTAGTTCCATCCAAGGATCTGTATTCTACAACAACCTGTAAATTTCCAAAGGTGGTGAGAGGTTTTACTATAGAAATTATTCTCCATAGGTCAAGTATGTGTATGGATTTTACCTGCAGTACCGCATGAGAACGTGATGAGGTCTCGTTTACTCGAGTTGGTTCAGTTGTTCGATTCTTGTTGCCTTTCTGAAGTAATTCCATAACCTGGAAAACAAGCATATATAATCAACTATAAGAAGGTACCTCTCATTTTTGCTTGAAAGCCATTGCAAGCTAATCATGCCCAAGAAACAACTCATACCTCGTCTGTGGAGTATACACTTCTTTGGGTAAGACCAGCTGCAACAGTTCCCTGAAAGGCCGCAAACAATTTTTTTTGTTAGAATAGCATTATTAAGGAGACTTATCAAAACATGTGGAGAAAATGCACAAAAAGGGCATGTGTTCAGAACTGATGCATTTGACTACTCAATCCACTGCTAATAATTAAATTTTAGTACATGCATATCATTATCTGAACTGAGGATATTATACAATGGTTAACCTTTTACCATATCTAGTACCTACATCTAGCTACTATCTAGGAATCACAATAGTAATTAAATTCACTGAACACAACTTGCTTTCAATAGTTACAACATGGTCAAGCATCTCAGTTCATGTACCTGCTGCTTATCTTCTCTCAGGTTAAGGGGGCTACCAGGAGACAGCAAATCCCTCACTGTCTCATTGTATATTTCGAGGTATGACAACTTAATTGAATAGTTCCGCTGCGTCACCTTGGAGAACAGATCATTTATTGCAAGCACCATTACGCCAGGGTTTTCCATTGTCCCAAGCATGGTGTAGGTCTTACCAGCCCCTGTAGCTCCATAGCAGAACACTGTCCCATTCCTACCTTGCAGAACACCCTCCACAAGGTCTGCTGTTCTGCAGGACCAGAAATAGAGAAATGAATTATAGGCATATATTATCTAGTGTATGATCTCATAA from Sorghum bicolor cultivar BTx623 chromosome 3, Sorghum_bicolor_NCBIv3, whole genome shotgun sequence encodes the following:
- the LOC8082219 gene encoding kinesin-like protein KIN-8A, producing MPVVTRSRVSAARGDGAGALPWGSASAAPAPRHVASQSHHNHHGLKEKLRALTQDYEQQKQKQLLAASQGGGAAARQLRQSIRCLNAAQVANDENAEEEDEEDGGRVAKRRYDAFGLVPEAAVLRENVAPPQARAPSNDSHAVVLARQAKDNVVGRGANAMSCPTKKTVPALPVLPVPTARKLSLGGAVGGKLKAAGEVGAGTAETVESRILVFVRLRPMSRKEKEAGSRSCVKIVNRKEVSLTEFASENDYLRLKRVRDSQFCFDSVFPDSTTQAEVYSTSTADLVEGVLQGRNGTVFCYGATGAGKTYTMLGTMENPGVMVLAINDLFSKVTQRNYSIKLSYLEIYNETVRDLLSPGSPLNLREDKQQGTVAAGLTQRSVYSTDEVMELLQKGNKNRTTEPTRVNETSSRSHAVLQVVVEYRSLDGTNLKRVGKLSLIDLAGSERALATDQRTLRSIEGANINRSLLALSSCINALVEGKKHIPYRNSKLTQLLKDSLGGSCNTVMIANISPSHLSFGETQNTLHWADRAKEIKTKTQTTANEEVLDQPDSETAVLVLELQRENCVLREQLAKQQQKLLIAEAQLLASKTLPQQSPARSSHVSTPGSTQRKTRRSIVAGNYFNTTDSKRPTTDNAQVRELQRKVKTLESEMDKMKKEHILQLKQKDEFIRGLINRKAPNNCEEATVDRRVVTRASLRKAQRDASATGELKSPSHRFTSPAPTAKKRTFWDIGGNSPSVLAANGRKTRSHVATETPKKGSSKLLQPGFARQISSHRNI
- the LOC8082218 gene encoding protein GAMETE EXPRESSED 3 — protein: MTEERNFTRAPVTEETAVLYVRKLPHGAARGSIPCLRNHLHRRRALRPATASRPRSTATLSASAPGRRPPHLRICIVRAPLSGPPPSRTHRSGPSQQQTKATAPSVLPSPGAFGAARSESRALQKLDTGSGGAENARAPPGPARALSAPSIAHDGRLVACSGKDLLGFEPNGSFAWIVPLGHMCNDSISPVFEGEQVYLVAEDKVIKVTPRKVRTAEPALEVFFSHNTTSGRSEEIIGLAISGRYSSLFLTIRNRGLFAFSLRGELQWSIGPALNLFDYRLGCKRNVSGCYFDSAPVLDQCEGALYISNTEGQLYSLYIDNRGIRWIQDLSSHGKVMTVAPGNSGRLYIVFPRKSIMVGIDVSTGNISWTQNIGPISNEKNFPTVDSNGWMSIGSLDGTLYSISPDGDMRKFLAKTANDSVIHVGPVLDCSGFSMYVAKTIVEGKLIQTTGDYTYVSAKKPSFISFTLLAPATGTIYWTGEYPGELSNLLSSSDMNDFTIDETVVLTLLSATKTGISNTTQCYTRRQKIAWTCGQAKAKFVQADPGEPSYVLLLIFLLVVIVLQAVAILFCCIFWRKKRLQNNGLQKFLEKRRSLHSKRRILGKKILELEQKASEDASSNEALGQLGEMVKAKEGVERKLYGSYSLGRDEPSLEPQGSSSLPLYHGKYRSYSFHSSQKESITIFHSSEDSTTSSCSDDSESCSGTSSGEMELDESKLAEEAGPSNTANVEEGVQHELEKQHQHCSAP
- the LOC8082513 gene encoding uncharacterized protein LOC8082513 isoform X1, with the protein product MAQAKRLNLRMQKEIKLLLDDPPHGVSLNLSEDENVLSSLSSIEARIEGPEGTVYANGVFILKIQIPERYPFQPPNMTFVTPIYHPNIDNGGRICLDILNLPPKGAWQPSLNISTVLTSIGLLLSDPNPDDGLMAEISREYKYNKQVFDINARLWTEKYASPAAVGASGWGSVDAGVLAQNTQMEGTDSLGSLPNTSQKVCEGSQRKMRLLGQKLSLKPERSEESMKTVKQDPVASHLPSMAGSTYPNVCFSDASGRQNDTSENMSVSTASVVVSKKGHQGNKKDLQLPGQSLSVTSEGPCKSSDGSDMLPNHLPTYASGAKDHAMQSSDGILENSLARRIGGSAASAYKVPEGNRRNIRALKLSLKSVNPEKKSDNQNENMAPNHLSSQSGFSNLQKRPLDAVSRKKFSGGPALAQQNPNTEQQPSNTNIVSNEDCNQGLKMQRRRLSLKSELPRVDNACEKDSKPPNHPLSDKKLNELPSSAAIPKGELMAPNELPLSAPAVLKSQSKALGFAGGQKDSSSDNCSTKETTVAIEKVIVSDSEDSADERERPPRSRLSLMRRRLAGKF
- the LOC8082513 gene encoding probable ubiquitin-conjugating enzyme E2 37 isoform X2 encodes the protein MAQAKRLNLRMQKEIKLLLDDPPHGVSLNLSEDENVLSSLSSIEARIEGPEGTVYANGVFILKIQIPERYPFQPPNMTFVTPIYHPNIDNGGRICLDILNLPPKAQNTQMEGTDSLGSLPNTSQKVCEGSQRKMRLLGQKLSLKPERSEESMKTVKQDPVASHLPSMAGSTYPNVCFSDASGRQNDTSENMSVSTASVVVSKKGHQGNKKDLQLPGQSLSVTSEGPCKSSDGSDMLPNHLPTYASGAKDHAMQSSDGILENSLARRIGGSAASAYKVPEGNRRNIRALKLSLKSVNPEKKSDNQNENMAPNHLSSQSGFSNLQKRPLDAVSRKKFSGGPALAQQNPNTEQQPSNTNIVSNEDCNQGLKMQRRRLSLKSELPRVDNACEKDSKPPNHPLSDKKLNELPSSAAIPKGELMAPNELPLSAPAVLKSQSKALGFAGGQKDSSSDNCSTKETTVAIEKVIVSDSEDSADERERPPRSRLSLMRRRLAGKF